From Streptomyces sp. CMB-StM0423, a single genomic window includes:
- a CDS encoding DUF3710 domain-containing protein gives MSESAAQVREILRHLEAEGDLSRASFRGECEWTWDRVTPGLLALLAIHTAVVDELGGLPDDGGVERLLAEAVAHTRGLERFDVGDLAALLRADVVRSSRPDGPDGLTWGGCFRLLGGLVAVRRMSSADLDDLLERAEAACRHMLGTGLLTEPRVRDGEYGPWDVSESWSPETERIAVASLRVPRIPGVDILPYRTADGILGATAKLVGVRFLLQAFEAGSTGKTWDSSRRGIIANVMAKGGEAEEATHALGPEVMARMPRPTDGEITELKFVGCDGPGWILRGMMSGIGAMAAVIDLRIHFLFTHTVVDLRARDGAGG, from the coding sequence GTGTCGGAATCGGCGGCGCAGGTCAGGGAAATTCTGCGGCATCTCGAAGCCGAAGGCGATCTTTCCCGGGCTTCCTTTCGGGGTGAGTGCGAGTGGACATGGGATCGTGTCACACCCGGGCTGCTCGCACTCCTCGCCATTCATACGGCCGTCGTGGACGAACTGGGGGGACTTCCTGACGACGGCGGTGTGGAACGGCTGTTGGCCGAAGCCGTCGCGCACACGCGGGGGCTGGAGCGTTTCGATGTCGGCGACCTGGCGGCACTGCTGCGCGCGGACGTGGTGCGCTCAAGCCGCCCGGACGGACCGGATGGACTGACCTGGGGCGGGTGCTTCCGCCTCCTCGGCGGGCTGGTGGCTGTCCGCCGGATGTCCTCGGCGGACCTCGACGACCTGCTGGAACGGGCGGAAGCAGCGTGCCGTCACATGCTCGGGACCGGCCTCCTGACCGAGCCCCGGGTGCGCGACGGCGAGTACGGGCCGTGGGACGTCTCGGAATCCTGGAGCCCGGAGACCGAGCGGATCGCCGTCGCATCCTTGCGGGTGCCGCGCATACCGGGAGTCGACATCCTGCCCTACCGGACCGCCGACGGCATTCTCGGCGCAACCGCGAAGCTCGTCGGCGTGAGGTTCTTGCTGCAGGCGTTCGAGGCCGGGTCGACCGGCAAGACGTGGGATTCCTCCCGGCGGGGCATCATCGCGAACGTCATGGCCAAGGGAGGCGAGGCGGAAGAGGCAACTCACGCTCTCGGCCCCGAGGTCATGGCACGCATGCCCCGTCCGACGGACGGAGAGATCACGGAGCTGAAATTCGTCGGCTGCGACGGCCCCGGGTGGATTCTCAGGGGCATGATGTCCGGCATAGGAGCCATGGCGGCTGTCATCGACTTGAGGATCCATTTCCTCTTCACCCATACAGTGGTCGACTTGCGGGCCCGGGACGGCGCCGGGGGGTGA
- a CDS encoding NmrA family NAD(P)-binding protein, giving the protein MSADSAPVLVTGATGRQGGATARALRAAGVPVRALVRDPGGDRARTVAALGAEVVAGDLHDRDSVIRAATGARAVFSVQMPAMTADGFDFDGEVAQGVNLIEGARTAGVRQFVHTSVTGAGQHTETPGWAEGRWAVEAGLTAKAAVQDHLRAAGFPRWTLLKPGTFMENFLPSMGFLLPRGIEGGLVSVLNPGTRLSLVAVADIGHAAAAAIAEPERFDRVELELASDYLSMTEIADVLSRVLGTHLPAPDMTAEEALAAGMPPMGVAHEWLNTAGQPGRPRYATALGIPLTTFEQWARDHLPAPL; this is encoded by the coding sequence ATGTCCGCAGATTCCGCGCCCGTCCTGGTCACCGGCGCCACCGGCAGGCAGGGCGGCGCCACCGCGCGCGCCCTGCGGGCGGCGGGTGTGCCCGTCCGCGCGCTGGTACGGGACCCGGGCGGTGACCGGGCCCGGACCGTCGCGGCTCTCGGCGCCGAGGTGGTGGCCGGCGATCTCCACGACCGCGACTCCGTCATCCGGGCCGCGACCGGGGCCCGGGCGGTGTTCTCCGTACAGATGCCCGCCATGACCGCGGACGGCTTCGACTTCGACGGGGAGGTGGCCCAGGGCGTCAACCTCATCGAGGGCGCGCGGACCGCAGGGGTCCGGCAGTTCGTGCACACCTCCGTCACCGGCGCCGGGCAGCACACCGAGACCCCCGGCTGGGCCGAGGGGCGCTGGGCGGTGGAGGCCGGCCTGACCGCCAAGGCTGCCGTCCAGGACCACCTCCGCGCGGCCGGCTTCCCGCGCTGGACGCTCCTCAAGCCAGGCACGTTCATGGAGAACTTCCTCCCATCCATGGGGTTTCTCCTCCCGCGCGGCATCGAGGGCGGCCTGGTGAGCGTCCTGAACCCCGGGACCCGGCTGTCCCTGGTCGCGGTGGCCGACATCGGGCACGCGGCGGCCGCGGCGATCGCCGAGCCGGAGCGGTTCGACCGCGTCGAACTGGAGTTGGCGAGCGACTACCTGTCGATGACGGAGATCGCCGACGTCCTCTCCCGCGTCCTCGGTACGCACCTGCCCGCCCCGGACATGACCGCCGAGGAGGCCCTCGCCGCCGGCATGCCGCCGATGGGCGTCGCGCACGAGTGGCTCAACACCGCCGGCCAGCCCGGCCGCCCCCGGTACGCCACGGCCCTCGGCATCCCGCTCACCACCTTCGAGCAGTGGGCCCGGGACCACCTGCCGGCCCCGCTCTGA
- a CDS encoding TetR/AcrR family transcriptional regulator, translated as MPGTGQRADARRNYARILAVASEEVAAHGADASLEQIARTAGVGSATVRRHFPTRRALLEAVSRERIEALGLRAHALTGRADSRGALLEWLDEVVAYCVAARGLAAALSYDTAGADPVHGNTCAAALAGAAAPLLHRAVQDGEVTPDAAVTDLITLIVGITLATEHHPDPATEANRLFHLAVTGLSPQN; from the coding sequence ATGCCCGGCACCGGCCAGCGCGCAGACGCGCGGCGCAACTACGCGCGCATCCTCGCCGTGGCCTCGGAAGAGGTCGCCGCGCACGGCGCCGACGCCTCCCTGGAACAGATCGCCCGCACCGCGGGAGTCGGGTCGGCGACCGTACGAAGGCACTTCCCCACGCGCCGCGCGCTCCTGGAGGCGGTCTCCAGGGAGCGGATCGAGGCCCTGGGCCTCCGTGCGCACGCCCTGACCGGAAGGGCGGACAGCCGCGGCGCGCTCCTGGAATGGCTGGACGAGGTGGTGGCCTACTGCGTCGCCGCCCGCGGCCTGGCCGCCGCGCTCTCCTACGACACCGCCGGGGCGGACCCCGTACACGGCAACACCTGCGCGGCGGCGCTGGCAGGAGCGGCGGCCCCGCTGCTGCACCGGGCGGTCCAGGACGGCGAGGTGACCCCGGACGCCGCGGTCACCGACCTGATCACCCTGATCGTCGGCATCACCCTGGCCACGGAACACCACCCGGACCCCGCCACCGAGGCGAACCGCCTCTTCCACCTGGCGGTCACGGGCCTGAGCCCGCAGAACTGA
- a CDS encoding AbrB/MazE/SpoVT family DNA-binding domain-containing protein, with the protein MTEKVRKVRRCTAKVSSKNQITLPVAALRAAHIHPGDILRVEVDDQGRLTLVPEQDPLDTVAVFPGLSDSADLEAERDAWDA; encoded by the coding sequence GTGACAGAGAAAGTAAGGAAAGTGCGCCGCTGCACCGCGAAGGTGTCCAGCAAGAACCAGATCACTCTCCCTGTCGCCGCGCTGCGCGCCGCCCACATCCACCCCGGCGACATACTGCGCGTCGAGGTCGATGATCAGGGCAGGCTGACCCTGGTGCCCGAGCAGGACCCCCTGGATACGGTCGCGGTCTTCCCGGGGCTCTCCGACAGCGCAGACCTGGAGGCGGAGCGCGACGCATGGGACGCGTGA
- a CDS encoding type II toxin-antitoxin system VapC family toxin, whose translation MGRVILDSSVLLALLDPGDALHASARQAVSSMRHDGHELAVPASVLSECLVRAHRQGGSDTAADVEKAIDRIAVDVLPLDRRIARVAAALRAQQKALRLPDALVIATATATGAFAVLTGDKRWDGVDPLVEIVTPHEE comes from the coding sequence ATGGGACGCGTGATCCTCGACTCCAGCGTCCTCCTCGCGCTGCTCGACCCCGGTGACGCGCTGCACGCGTCGGCGCGGCAGGCCGTGTCGTCCATGCGGCACGACGGACACGAACTCGCCGTTCCCGCATCGGTGCTGAGCGAGTGCCTGGTACGTGCTCACAGGCAGGGAGGAAGCGATACGGCTGCCGACGTGGAGAAGGCCATCGACCGCATCGCGGTCGATGTGCTCCCCCTCGACCGCCGTATCGCGCGCGTCGCGGCGGCGCTCAGGGCCCAGCAGAAGGCACTCCGGCTGCCGGACGCGCTGGTGATCGCCACGGCGACGGCGACCGGCGCGTTCGCGGTGCTGACCGGTGACAAGCGCTGGGACGGCGTCGACCCCCTCGTGGAGATCGTCACCCCGCACGAGGAGTGA